One genomic window of Panulirus ornatus isolate Po-2019 chromosome 14, ASM3632096v1, whole genome shotgun sequence includes the following:
- the LOC139753426 gene encoding proton-coupled folate transporter-like isoform X3, translated as MHFVRNSKTPICEEETSSSSSTPATLQLSAVSSESDLGWSKRLSAWARNISVEPLLFFHNLCSQVVWVASQDLMEDNACLVNCGLSEKVCGDLIHHDTSQATVQMLVTEYLMYRSIFETSIKMVWVLVLGSWSDRWGRRIPLIVSLSGLLGEAAIYLFNALTPSWRLEMNLIASLLYAVSGGSHALLMLSFAHLADNSKPSKRTVLMGLLDAAYYLGSPVGTALVGPLLEAGGYPAAFTLVIAVYALCIIYVIARISQPMDEECEVDDEGCGKVCEVSQVFEAVQVTVQRRPHHITTYILLLILAMLSDSLPVWGEGNVNYSFVKRTLDWTHTQYSHWGSFASLLSVCVMILLMPVLSMVMGVPDGWMGVMGGLSKTFGSLIYGFVTSPKLAWLLWTGAVVSSAKNMAPVAIRSLLSKLAGPQDVDLVISASPWQ; from the exons ATGCATTTTGTTCGCAACAGTAAAACC CCTATCTGTGAAGAAGAGACATCAAGTTCATCATCAACTCCTGCCACCCTACAACTATCGGCTGTAAGTTCTGAGTCGGACTTGGGATGGAGTAAACGTTTAAGCGCATGGGCCAGAAATATCTCAGTAGAGCCTTTGTTATTCTTCCACAACCTATGTTCCCAGGTGGTATGGGTGGCCTCACAAGACCTCATGGAAGACAATGCATGTTTG GTGAACTGTGGTCTGAGTGAGAAGGTGTGTGGTGACCTGATCCACCATGATACATCGCAGGCCACAGTTCAGATGCTCGTCACTGAATACCTTATGTACCGCTCCATCTTCGAAACCTCCATCAAA ATGGTGTGGGTGCTGGTACTGGGTTCATGGAGTGATCGTTGGGGACGACGAATACCCCTCATCGTCTCCTTAAGTGGCCTCCTTGGGGAAGCTGCCATATACCTCTTCAATGCCCTCACTCCCTCATGGCGGCTGGAGATGAATCTCATTGCCTCTCTGCTGTATGCTGTCAGTGGTGGCTCTCATGCTCTCCTCATGCTGTCCTTCGCTCACCTGGCAGACAACTCCAAACCAA GTAAAAGGACGGTTCTTATGGGGCTCTTGGACGCGGCCTATTACTTGGGCTCCCCTGTCGGTACGGCTTTGGTAGGTCCGCTGTTGGAAGCAGGTGGTTACCCTGCAGCCTTCACACTCGTCATTGCTGTCTATGCTCTCTGCATCATCTATGTTATCGCAAGGATAAGTCAGCCAATGGACGAAGAGTGTGAG GTAGATGATGAAGGGTGTGGGAAAGTGTGCGAGGTGAGCCAAGTGTTTGAAGCAGTGCAGGTGACGGTCCAGCGCCGGCCGcaccacatcaccacctatatacttcTTCTTATCCTGGCTATGCTCAGTGATTCTCTTCCTGTGTGGG GTGAGGGCAATGTCAACTATTCATTTGTTAAGCGGACGTTAGACTGGACTCACACACAATACAGCCATTGGGGTTCTTTTGCCTCACTGCTCAGTGTCTGTG TTATGATACTCTTGATGCCAGTACTGAGTATGGTGATGGGTGTTCCTGATGGTTGGATGGGTGTGATGGGTGGCTTGTCCAAGACTTTTGGGAGTCTCATCTATGGCTTTGTCACCTCACCTAAGCTTGCGTGGCTCCTATGGACAG GTGCAGTGGTGTCAAGTGCTAAGAACATGGCTCCAGTTGCCATCCGTTCCCTCCTGTCCAAGTTAGCTGGACCTCAGGATGTCG